A genomic region of Tachyglossus aculeatus isolate mTacAcu1 unplaced genomic scaffold, mTacAcu1.pri scaffold_99_arrow_ctg1, whole genome shotgun sequence contains the following coding sequences:
- the LOC119924411 gene encoding normal mucosa of esophagus-specific gene 1 protein-like, with protein MGIFQILVTKKELIPLATIATIAGLGATSVSVYSLFKTAVILNMSKYPEPWENVDPTQPQMLLLINQQWKPIEELQKVRRLTK; from the exons ATGGGCATCTTCCAAATCCTGGTGACGAAGAAAG AGCTCATCCCGCTGGCCACCATCGCCACCATCGCCGGGTTGGGAGCCACCTCAGTGTCTGTGTACTCTCTCTTCAAGACGGCCGTCAT cctcaacatgtccaaataTCCAGAGCCATGGGAGAACGTGGACCCTACCCAGCCTCAAATG TTACTCTTGATTAACCAGCAGTGGAAACCCATAGAGGAACTGCAGAAGGTGAGAAGGCTGACCAAGTGA